The Brassica napus cultivar Da-Ae chromosome C7, Da-Ae, whole genome shotgun sequence genome has a segment encoding these proteins:
- the LOC106410663 gene encoding bark storage protein A — MGHFLIGLLVVALSIGNVIEEAYGEIPRPVLSEIEWINKRGPFLGIVAPNNYELNPLLDSQAYVPYHRLPSIDFAGRKFRFGSILNHRVVIVMSGLGMVNAAVSTQLLVNLFRLRGVLHYGIAGNADVNLQIGDVTIPRYWAHSGLWNWQRYGAGIDNELALEGGGDYTREIGYLEFAKYTNGSDNLLNRIWYQPEEIFPVTGTPEVREHAFWVPVDEYFLDIASKLENTKLPQCVNTTCLPRPPKVTIVDHGVSASVFVDNAAYRTFLRSKFNATAVEMESAAVALISHQQNIPFIVIRALSDLAGGGSEISNEADIFGSLAAVNSVDVLVKFVGLLPQYRGSKVQSE, encoded by the exons ATGGGACACTTTCTGATTGGTCTCCTTGTGGTTGCTCTGTCTATTGGTAATGTTATTGAAGAGGCATATGGTGAAATACCTAGACCAGTTTTGAGCGAAATAGAGTGGATTAATAAGAGAGGTCCCTTTTTGGGGATTGTAGCTCCAAACAACTATGAGCTTAATCCTCTCCTTGATTCCCAAGCCTATGTTCCATATCACAGACTGCCTTCGATCGATTTCGCAG GTAGAAAATTTCGTTTTGGAAGTATATTAAACCACCGGGTGGTAATCGTGATGTCAGGACTAGGAATG GTAAATGCAGCAGTTTCAACACAATTACTAGTGAACCTGTTTAGGCTGAGAGGAGTGTTGCACTATGGAATCGCTGGGAACGCAGATGTTAATCTTCAGATTGGTGACGTCACTATTCCTAGATATTGGGCCCATTCTGGTCTCTGGAATTGGCAG AGGTATGGAGCTGGAATAGACAACGAACTAGCTTTGGAAGGAGGCGGAGACTATACTCGGGAAATTGGTTATCTAGAGTTTGCCAAGTACACTAACGGAAGTGACAACTTGCTCAACAGAATTTGGTACCAGCCGGAAGAAATCTTTCCGGTCACAGGAACTCCAGAAGTCCGGGAACATGCCTTCTGGGTTCCCGTTGACGAGTACTTCTTGGATATTGCAAGCAAACTCGAG AACACGAAGCTACCACAGTGCGTGAACACCACGTGCCTCCCTCGACCACCAAAGGTAACCATCGTTGACCATGGAGTGAGTGCAAGCGTCTTCGTCGACAACGCCGCTTACCGGACTTTCCTCCGCTCCAAATTCAACGCCACCGCGGTGGAAATGGAAAGCGCCGCCGTTGCTCTGATCTCTCATCAGCAAAACATCCCTTTTATCGTCATCCGTGCCTTGTCCGATCTCGCTGGCGGCGGCTCCGAGATCTCTAACGAAGCCGACATTTTCGGCAGCCT